From Pandoraea vervacti, the proteins below share one genomic window:
- a CDS encoding lactate utilization protein B yields MQVQSMQFKARAGQKLADQRLQANLKKLSTKFVTARAAAIEEIDFEATREALKERRNRGIENLDVWLEIFEREATRRGATVLFAESTQDAARLIAEIARKHDVKKVIKSKSMVTEELQLNKVLADMGVQSVETDLGEYILQINDNEPPSHIIAPVVHKDKDEVADLFARVHQKPRLTEIPLMTREAREMLRPQFLSADMGVTGGNFLVAETGSVAVVTNEGNEGMCTIMPRVHVAVTGIEKVLPTLEDLATAMRLLPRSATGQGTSNYFSLLTGTRAEGEVDGPDHMYFVLVDGGRSGLIGGAFQEMLRCIRCGACMNHCPVYQKIGGHAYGWVYPGPMGSVLTPSYVGLEKTLDLPQAATLCGECNRVCPVGIPISDLLRKLRERQVDRGLRPWQERAALAAWAFAARRPRLYAALSGLGSWALKRMGRDRGSISKLPFAGGWTDTREMPAPSGKTFRAMYRERRAPR; encoded by the coding sequence ATGCAAGTTCAATCGATGCAATTCAAGGCGCGCGCCGGGCAGAAGCTCGCGGACCAGCGCCTGCAGGCCAACCTCAAGAAGCTCTCCACAAAGTTCGTGACGGCGCGCGCCGCCGCCATCGAGGAAATCGACTTCGAGGCCACGCGTGAGGCGCTCAAGGAGCGACGCAATCGCGGCATCGAAAATCTCGATGTGTGGCTGGAAATCTTCGAGCGCGAAGCCACGCGGCGCGGCGCAACGGTGCTCTTCGCCGAGTCCACGCAGGACGCGGCACGCCTCATTGCGGAGATTGCGCGCAAGCACGACGTGAAGAAGGTGATCAAGTCGAAGTCGATGGTCACCGAAGAGTTGCAACTCAACAAGGTGCTCGCCGACATGGGCGTGCAGTCCGTGGAAACGGACCTCGGCGAATACATTCTTCAGATCAATGACAACGAACCGCCGTCGCACATCATTGCGCCGGTCGTGCACAAGGACAAGGACGAGGTCGCCGACCTGTTCGCGCGTGTGCACCAGAAGCCGCGTCTGACGGAGATTCCGTTGATGACGCGCGAGGCGCGCGAGATGCTCCGTCCGCAATTCCTGTCGGCGGACATGGGGGTGACCGGGGGCAACTTCCTCGTGGCCGAGACGGGGTCGGTCGCCGTGGTGACCAACGAAGGCAACGAGGGCATGTGTACGATCATGCCGCGCGTTCACGTAGCGGTGACGGGGATCGAGAAGGTCCTGCCTACGCTCGAAGATCTGGCCACGGCCATGCGTCTTCTGCCCCGCTCGGCGACGGGGCAGGGCACGTCGAACTATTTCTCGCTGCTCACCGGCACTCGCGCCGAGGGCGAAGTCGACGGTCCCGACCACATGTATTTCGTGCTGGTCGACGGCGGGCGCTCGGGCCTCATCGGCGGCGCGTTCCAGGAGATGCTGCGTTGCATTCGTTGCGGTGCTTGCATGAACCACTGCCCGGTGTATCAGAAGATCGGCGGGCATGCGTATGGTTGGGTGTATCCGGGGCCGATGGGCTCGGTGCTGACGCCGAGCTATGTGGGGCTGGAGAAGACGCTCGATCTGCCGCAGGCTGCCACGTTGTGCGGTGAGTGCAATCGCGTGTGTCCGGTGGGAATTCCGATTTCCGACTTGCTGCGCAAGCTGCGCGAGCGGCAGGTGGATCGGGGGCTGCGGCCATGGCAAGAACGTGCGGCGTTGGCGGCGTGGGCCTTTGCGGCTCGACGTCCGCGACTGTACGCAGCGCTCTCCGGCCTTGGATCCTGGGCACTCAAGCGCATGGGGCGCGATCGCGGCAGTATCTCGAAGCTGCCCTTTGCGGGCGGCTGGACCGATACGCGGGAGATGCCGGCGCCGAGCGGCAAGACGTTCCGTGCCATGTATCGCGAGCGTCGCGCACCGCGATAA
- a CDS encoding (Fe-S)-binding protein, which yields MRVGLFVTCLIDMMRPEIGFSTLKLLETAGCEVVIPDSQTCCGQPGYNSGERAIARDLAQKFLDEFESFDYVVVPSGSCGGMVKAHYGDLFADDPELMGRYERLRPRVYELTDFLVNVLHIDTVPGDYNGEVTYHDSCSGLRELGVKSQPRALLAKMPGVKVTEMKDCQACCGFGGTFALKYGNISTAIVDEKCANIAASGAPAVVLGDLGCMLNIEGRLRRTGDTKTRVLHIAQVLAGDA from the coding sequence ATGCGCGTCGGACTGTTTGTCACGTGTCTGATCGACATGATGCGGCCGGAGATTGGCTTTTCCACGCTCAAGCTGCTCGAGACAGCCGGCTGCGAAGTCGTGATTCCCGATTCCCAGACCTGTTGCGGCCAGCCGGGGTACAACTCCGGCGAGCGGGCCATCGCCCGCGATCTCGCGCAGAAGTTCCTCGACGAATTCGAGTCCTTCGATTACGTCGTCGTCCCCTCGGGATCGTGCGGCGGCATGGTCAAGGCGCATTACGGTGATCTCTTTGCCGACGATCCGGAACTCATGGGTCGCTACGAGCGCTTGCGCCCGCGGGTGTACGAGCTCACCGACTTCCTGGTCAACGTACTGCACATCGACACGGTGCCCGGCGACTACAACGGCGAAGTGACGTATCACGATTCATGCTCCGGCCTGCGTGAGCTTGGCGTCAAGTCGCAGCCGCGTGCGCTGCTCGCCAAGATGCCGGGCGTGAAGGTGACCGAGATGAAGGACTGCCAGGCGTGTTGCGGCTTTGGCGGCACGTTTGCCCTGAAATACGGCAACATCTCGACGGCCATCGTCGACGAGAAGTGCGCCAATATCGCGGCAAGCGGCGCCCCGGCCGTCGTGCTCGGCGATCTGGGCTGCATGCTGAACATCGAAGGGCGTCTGCGCCGCACGGGCGACACCAAAACGCGCGTGCTCCACATTGCGCAGGTGCTCGCCGGCGATGCGTAA
- a CDS encoding IclR family transcriptional regulator has product MKDDISQGAESRTSIQVIERMMRLLDALAGHADPVSLKELAQATELHPSTAHRILNDMVACRFVDRCDPGTYRLGMRLLELGNLVKARLSVRDAALTPMRGLHRITGQTVNLSVRQGDEIVYIERAYSERSGMQVVRAIGGHAPLHLTSVGKLFLAADEASRVRAYATRTGLSGHTRNSITDLQKLERELTHVRKSGYARDNEELELGVRCIAAGIYDDSGKLVAGLSLSAPADRLQDAWLANLNETALQISSSLGFHAPSPDAGGGMSHVATAE; this is encoded by the coding sequence ATGAAAGACGACATCAGTCAAGGCGCGGAATCGCGCACGTCCATTCAGGTAATCGAGCGCATGATGCGTCTGCTCGATGCGCTGGCCGGACATGCCGATCCCGTGAGTCTCAAGGAGTTGGCGCAGGCCACCGAACTTCATCCGTCCACGGCGCACCGGATCCTGAACGACATGGTGGCGTGTCGCTTTGTCGATCGCTGCGATCCAGGGACTTATCGTCTCGGCATGCGGTTGCTTGAACTCGGCAATCTGGTCAAGGCCCGACTCTCCGTGCGCGACGCGGCGCTCACGCCCATGCGAGGGCTGCATCGCATTACCGGGCAGACGGTCAATCTGTCGGTGCGTCAGGGCGACGAAATCGTCTATATCGAACGCGCCTACAGCGAACGCTCCGGCATGCAGGTGGTGCGCGCCATCGGCGGCCATGCGCCGCTGCACCTCACGTCGGTCGGCAAGTTGTTCCTTGCCGCCGACGAAGCGTCGCGCGTACGCGCTTACGCCACTCGCACCGGTCTGTCGGGCCATACGCGCAACAGCATCACGGATTTGCAAAAGCTCGAGCGCGAACTGACGCACGTGCGCAAGTCGGGCTACGCGCGGGATAACGAAGAGCTTGAATTGGGCGTGCGGTGCATCGCTGCGGGCATCTACGACGACAGCGGCAAGCTTGTGGCAGGGCTCTCGCTCTCTGCCCCTGCCGACCGGTTGCAAGACGCCTGGCTCGCGAATCTGAACGAAACGGCGCTGCAAATTTCGTCGTCGCTCGGATTTCATGCACCGAGCCCCGACGCTGGCGGTGGCATGTCGCACGTTGCAACGGCGGAGTGA